The Mus caroli chromosome 1, CAROLI_EIJ_v1.1, whole genome shotgun sequence genome has a window encoding:
- the Btg2 gene encoding protein BTG2, whose amino-acid sequence MSHGKRTDMLPEIAAAVGFLSSLLRTRGCVSEQRLKVFSRALQDALTDHYKHHWFPEKPSKGSGYRCIRINHKMDPIISKVASQIGLSQPQLHRLLPSELTLWVDPYEVSYRIGEDGSICVLYEEAPVAASYGLLTCKNQMMLGRSSPSKNYVMAVSS is encoded by the exons ATGAGCCACGGGAAGAGAACCGACATGCTCCCGGAGATCGCCGCCGCCGTGGGTTTCCTCTCCAGTCTCCTGAGAACTCGGGGCTGCGTGAGCGAGCAGAGACTCAAGGTTTTCAGTAGGGCGCTCCAGGACGCACTGACCG atCATTACAAACACCACTGGTTTCCAGAAAAACCATCCAAAGGTTCTGGCTATCGCTGTATCCGTATCAACCACAAGATGGACCCCATCATCAGCAAGGTGGCCAGCCAGATTGGACTCAGCCAGCCCCAGCTGCACCGGCTGCTGCCCAGTGAGCTGACCCTGTGGGTTGATCCTTATGAAGTGTCTTACCGCATCGGGGAGGATGGCTCCATCTGTGTCCTGTATGAGGAGGCCCCGGTGGCTGCCTCCTATGGTCTCCTCACCTGCAAGAACCAGATGATGCTGGGCAGGAGCAGCCCCTCGAAGAACTATGTGATGGCCGTCTCCAGCTAG